In Physeter macrocephalus isolate SW-GA unplaced genomic scaffold, ASM283717v5 random_184, whole genome shotgun sequence, the following proteins share a genomic window:
- the LOC114484909 gene encoding genetic suppressor element 1-like, which yields MKGMSHEPKSPSLGMLSTATRTTATVNPLTPSPLNGALVPSGSPATSSALSAQAAPSSSFAAALRKLAKQAEEPRGKRRARRAAPRSGGESSPFLPAQASRLLRSGRSSRSHEPPPRTFPGLRGRGRSRPPRPQEPRRCREAPLFGATAHHAAGEQRYGELRAGEAPGTGVLGWL from the exons GCATGAGCCATGAGCCCAAGTCCCCTTCACTAGGGATGCTTTCCACCGCGACCAGGACCACCGCCACCGTCAACCCCCTCACCCCCTCGCCGCTCAATGGCGCCCTGGTGCCCAGCGGCAGCCCCGCCACCAGCAGCGCGCTGTCGGCCCAGGCCGCGCCGTCCTCCAGCTTTGCTGCCGCGCTGCGCAAGCTCGCCAAACAGGCGGAGGAGCCCAGAGGTAAGAGGCGCGCCCGCCGGGCGGCTCCACGAAGCGGGGGAGAGAGcagccccttccttcctgcccaggCTTCGCGGCTCCTTCGCTCGGGGCGAAGCAGCCGGTCCCACGAGCCGCCACCCCGCACGTTCCCGGGGCTCCGGGGGCGGGGCCGCTCCCGCCCCC CCCGGCCGCAGGAGCCCCGCCGCTGTCGGGAGGCCCCGCTGTTCGGGGCCACCGCACACCACGCGGCCGGAGAGCAGAGATACGGTGAGCTCCGTGCCGGCGAGGCCCCCGGAACAGGCGTCCTGGGCTGGCTGTGA